In Pyrodictium occultum, the genomic window CTGCCCCCGGCGCCGGGGGCCCCGGTGGTGAGGAGGGCTGAGCAGCCGCTGCAGCCCCGCAGCCCGCTCCGCATCCTGCGCGGCAGCCTGGCCCCCGGCGGCGCGGTGATCAAGGCGGTCCGGATATCGAGGACCAGGTTCGAGGGCCCGGCCAGGGTCTACGAGGCCGAGGAGGAGGCGGTGGAGGCGCTGGAGAGGGGCGAGATACGCGAGGGCGACGTGGTGGTGGTCCGCTACGAGGGCCCGGCGGGCGGCCCCGGGATGAGGGAGATGTTGCAGCTGACCTCGATGATATACGGTATGGGGCTGGGCGACAGGGTCGCGCTGGTGACCGACGGGAGGTTCAGCGGCGCCACGAGGGGCCTCGCGGTCGGCCACGTGTCCCCCGAGGCCATGGCGGGGGGCCCGATAGCCCTGGTGAGCGACGGCGACAGGATAGTCATAGACCTGGAGAGGGGGAGGATAGACCTCCTCGTCGACCAGGAGGAGCTGGAGGAGAGGAGGAAGCGGTGGCGCGTGCCAGAGAGCGTGGCGGAGAGGCACCGGAGGCTGGCGGAGAGGGGGAGCGTGCTCCACGCCTACAGTCTCATGGCCTGCAGCGCTGACCGAGGTGGAGCGAGGCGTTGCCCCAGGAGGCAGGCCTGGTGAGGGGGCGTGCGCTTGTAGTGGGGGACAACGTGGACACCGACACGATCATACCGGCCCGCTACCTGCACTCCACTGACCCCCGGGAGCTTGCCCGCCACGTGTTCGAGGACGCCCCTGGCATCCGGGCTAGGCTCGACGGGCTCGAGAAGCCGGTGGTGATCGTGGCGGGCCGGGGCTTCGGCTACGGGAGCAGCAGGGAGCACGCGGTGCTCGCGCTCAAGGCGGCCGGGGTGGCGGCGGTGGTGGCCGAGAGCTTCCACAGGATATTCTACCGGAACGCGCTGAACAACGGGCTCCCCGTGGTGGAGGCGAGCCTCCGCGGCTCGACGCGGGACGGCTCGCTGGTCGAGATAGACCTGGAGACCGGCGAGATAAGGGTGGACGGCCGCCTAGCCGCCAGGGCCAGGCCGCTGCCCCCCATGCTCCGCAGGCTGCTCGCCGCGGGCGGGCTGAGGGAGGAGCTGCGCCGCCTGGCGGCCGGCAGCGGCTAGCCCCGCTCCCTCCTTCCAAGCCCTCTTATAGCCCTCTCCACGTCCTCCGGCAGCGGCCTGATCAGCCCAGCCTCGCGGAGCAGCCTCATCTTCTCCAGCGTCGCCTTAATTATGCTGCTGGCCCTCTCCAGCTCCTCCTCGTAGCTCAGCCGTAGCCTCGCAACCCCCTGCTCCACCGCCTTCGCCGCCGCGGCGGCCGCCACTCTCGGGAAGACCTCCCACTCCTCCATGCTCGGTATTATGTAGTCCTCGCGGAGCCCCCGCTCCTCGGCGAACCTTGCCAGCTCCTCCGCCGCCGCGATAGCCATCTCATCCGTTATCGTGCGGGCCCTGACGTCCAGCACCCCCCGGAAGATCGAGGGGAAGGCTAGGCTGTTGTTAACCTGGTTGGGCAGGTCGCTCCTCCCCGTGGCTACCACCCTCGCTCCAGCGCTCTTGGCCTCCCAGGGCCAGATCTCCGGCACTGGGTTGGCCTCGGCGAAGACTATGGGGTCCCGGTTCATCCTCCTTATCCACTCCGGTTTCAGCACCCCGGGGCCGGGCCTGGAGGCAGCGACCACGGCGTCGGCGCCCTCGAGGGCCTCGGGTATCCCTCCCCCGCGGAGCCCGCGCCACCCGCCGCCGGTCTCGATGGCTATCCTGTACTTCCACGGGTTCTTCTTCCTCAGCTCCTCGATATCACTCCTCTCCGGGTGGAGCACCCCCCGCGAGTCGACTGCAACTATGTTGCCTGCGGGCACCCCGTAGGCTCTCAGCAGCCGGTAGAGGGCCACGTTGGCGGCGCCAACGCCGACCAGGACTATCCTCATCTCCCTGAGGCTCCGCCCCGTCAGCTTGGCCGCGTTTATCAGCCCCGCGAGCGTGACTGTGGCGGTGCCCTGCTGGTCGTCGTGCCAGACGGGGATGTCCAGCCTCCTCCTCGCCTCCTCCAGGATGTAGAAGCACTTGGGGCTCTCGATATCCTCGAGGTTCACCCCGCCGAAGCTCGGCTCGACGAGCTCGAGCAGCTCGAGGAACTTCCCAGGATCCCTGGCCCGGTGGACTAGGGGGATGGCGTCGACTCCCCCGAGCGCCTTGAAGAGGAGAGCCTTCCCCTCCATGACGGGGAGCGCTCCCTCGGGCCCGATGCTGCCGAGGCCCAGCACCCTGGTGCCATCGCTCACAACAGCCACCGTGTTCCAGCGCCAGGTGTTGTGGAAGGTCTGCTCCGGGTCCTCGGCGTCCTCCCGCGCAGGGCCGGCCACACCGGGGGTGTACCAGATGGCGTAGTCCTCCTGCCTCTCGGCCGGCACCTTGGGTATGACCTCTATCTTCCCCTCGTAGAGCCTATGCAGCCTGCGGGATATAGTGTACCAGTCTACCCTCTCCCCGCTCAAGACGAGCTACCAGAGCATAGTCAGCGGTGCGGCCGGGGGGCTGTAATTAGGAGTTGCCCCCGGCCGCCGGGCCTCGCCCCCGGGGGACTCGTGCAGAGCCCTGAGGCCGTGAGGGGAGAGCGGTATAGGCCGCGCTCCCGGCCCTAGCCCCGGGGTGGAGCACGGCTTGCCGCGGGCCGTTCTCTGCGGGCTTCCCCTCCCCGAGGTTGAGCCGGGCGACGACCTGGCAGCCCTCATAGCCGGGGCGGCCGAGCGCGAGTGCGGCGGCCTCAGGGCAGGCGACGTGGTGGCTGTGGCGAGTAAGGTGTTGTCGAAGAGCCTTGGCCTCCTCTACCGCCTCGACAAGGTGGAGCCGAGCCCTAGGGCGCGCAGGATAGCCGAGAGGGCCGGTCTCGACCCGAGATACGTCGAGATCCTGCTAAGGGAGAGCGGCGAGGTGCTAGCAGCCATCCCGTTCAAGAGGCTGGTAGAGGAGGGCGTGGTCGCCTGGGAGACCCTGGCGAGGAGCAGGGAGAAGCTGTTCAGGGCGCTGGACCAGTTCCCTACAATCTTCCTCACCAAGAGGGATGGGATGCTCTGGACCGACTCGGGGATAGACGGGTCAAACCACCCCCCGGGCGTCTACAGCGTACCGCCCCGCGACCTCGACGGCCATGCTAGGAGGCTGTCGGAGCAGCTGAGTAGAGCGGCCGGCGGCCCGGTGGCGGTGGTTATCTGCGACACAGAGGTCATGCCCGGCGGTGCTCTCGACATAGCCCGGGGCGCCTACGGCTTCCCGGTTCTCATGAGGAGGTTTGGCGACCCCGATAGGTATGGTAAGCCGAAGTTCGGGGGCGCGGATAACCTCGCTAACGCTGTCTGCGCCTCGGCCAGTCTCCTGGCGGGCCAGCACGCCGAGGGCATACCCGCTGTCATCCTAAGGGGGCTACGCTACGAATGGTCCACCGCCGGCGTGAGGGATGCACTGGGGAAGACCCGTGCCGCGGCCGCTGTCAGGGCCACGCTCTGGCATACCGCGAGGGTGCTCGGGCTCCGCAGCCTCCTGCGCCTCCTCCGGGGAGCCTAGGGTGCCCCTGGCCCCTAGAGCTTCTCGGGCTCCGCGTCGAGGGGGACGGGCCTCCTCCTCGGGGTTGGCGCCCCACCAGGTTCTCGGTGGGGTAGCGGGCCTCGATCCTGCGGAGAGGCTTCTCCGGCGGCGACCGCGTAGACGTGGCGGTGGTGAGCAAGGCCCAGCTCATGAGGAGCCACAGCGTCGCCGCCGCTGCTCCTCTTGATCTCGAGGGCGGTGCGGAGCCCGGCAGGCCCCGAGCCTGTGACGAGGACGTCGTGCTCCAGCGTCTCGGCCATGGCCCGCTCACCCTCCCTCTAGGAGCTGGTGGAGCCTCTTCCGCACATCCTCCATGACCTGGTCGTAGAGGTTGTTGCCGTGCGAGTCTATCACCAGGGTGAGGGGGCCGAAGTCGCGGACGCGGAGGAGCCAGACCGCCTCGGCCATGCCCAGCTCCTCCAGCCAGTAGACCGCCTCCACCCTCTCCACGGCCCTGGCCGCGAGCACGGCCGCGCCCCCGGTGAAGACCGCGTAGACGGCGCCGTAGCGGCGGCAGGCCTCGGCGGTGCCCCTCCCCATTCCACCCTTCCCTATCACCATCCTGACCCCCGTGAGCCTGATGAACTCGGGCTCGAGGGGCTCCATCCTGGCGCTCGTGGTGGGGCCGGCCGCGACTATCTCCCAGCCCCCGTCCCTCCTCCGGGCCACGGGGCCGCAGTGGTAGACGGCGAGCCCCCGGGTTGGGAAGGGGAGGCCTCCGCCCCTCCGCAGCGTCTCCACGATCCTGCGGTGCGCCTCATCCCTGGCGGTGAAAACGAGGCCGGAGAGGT contains:
- the leuD gene encoding 3-isopropylmalate dehydratase small subunit (catalyzes the isomerization between 2-isopropylmalate and 3-isopropylmalate in leucine biosynthesis), which produces MPQEAGLVRGRALVVGDNVDTDTIIPARYLHSTDPRELARHVFEDAPGIRARLDGLEKPVVIVAGRGFGYGSSREHAVLALKAAGVAAVVAESFHRIFYRNALNNGLPVVEASLRGSTRDGSLVEIDLETGEIRVDGRLAARARPLPPMLRRLLAAGGLREELRRLAAGSG
- a CDS encoding NAD(P)-dependent malic enzyme, yielding MSGERVDWYTISRRLHRLYEGKIEVIPKVPAERQEDYAIWYTPGVAGPAREDAEDPEQTFHNTWRWNTVAVVSDGTRVLGLGSIGPEGALPVMEGKALLFKALGGVDAIPLVHRARDPGKFLELLELVEPSFGGVNLEDIESPKCFYILEEARRRLDIPVWHDDQQGTATVTLAGLINAAKLTGRSLREMRIVLVGVGAANVALYRLLRAYGVPAGNIVAVDSRGVLHPERSDIEELRKKNPWKYRIAIETGGGWRGLRGGGIPEALEGADAVVAASRPGPGVLKPEWIRRMNRDPIVFAEANPVPEIWPWEAKSAGARVVATGRSDLPNQVNNSLAFPSIFRGVLDVRARTITDEMAIAAAEELARFAEERGLREDYIIPSMEEWEVFPRVAAAAAAKAVEQGVARLRLSYEEELERASSIIKATLEKMRLLREAGLIRPLPEDVERAIRGLGRRERG
- a CDS encoding coenzyme F420-0:L-glutamate ligase, which codes for MPRAVLCGLPLPEVEPGDDLAALIAGAAERECGGLRAGDVVAVASKVLSKSLGLLYRLDKVEPSPRARRIAERAGLDPRYVEILLRESGEVLAAIPFKRLVEEGVVAWETLARSREKLFRALDQFPTIFLTKRDGMLWTDSGIDGSNHPPGVYSVPPRDLDGHARRLSEQLSRAAGGPVAVVICDTEVMPGGALDIARGAYGFPVLMRRFGDPDRYGKPKFGGADNLANAVCASASLLAGQHAEGIPAVILRGLRYEWSTAGVRDALGKTRAAAAVRATLWHTARVLGLRSLLRLLRGA
- a CDS encoding FumA C-terminus/TtdB family hydratase beta subunit, with protein sequence MPRVYRLETPLGEEEVRRLRAGDVVYLSGLVFTARDEAHRRIVETLRRGGGLPFPTRGLAVYHCGPVARRRDGGWEIVAAGPTTSARMEPLEPEFIRLTGVRMVIGKGGMGRGTAEACRRYGAVYAVFTGGAAVLAARAVERVEAVYWLEELGMAEAVWLLRVRDFGPLTLVIDSHGNNLYDQVMEDVRKRLHQLLEGG